The following is a genomic window from Amycolatopsis australiensis.
CATGACGTGCACGACGATCCGGCTGTCGGGCGTGTCGAACGCGTTCAGCGTGTGGAAGACGTAGCAGGGCTCGATCTGCAGCCAGCGCACCCCGGCTTCGGGCCGGTCTCGGCGCAGGACGCCGAGCCGGGCGCCGTAGCGGGCGTCCCAGCGGTAGGGCATGCCCTGGCCGACCGACGCCAGGTCGAACACGACCGGCAGGTCGTAGAACACGGCGTGCTCCCTGGTGAGCGCGAAGTCGTGCATCATCGTCAGGCCCGGCACGTCGATCGGCTGCTTGACGACGAGCTTCCCGGCGGCGTCGGCGCGGTAGTAGCTCACGTGCGGCGCGGTGATGCTGCCGTAGCCGAAGAAGTGCAGCTCCCCGGTTTCCGGGCAGATCTTCGGGTGCGCGGTCATCGAGTCGGCCAGCTCGCCGCCGAAGTCGTAGGCGCCGACGGTCTCGAGGTCCGTCGTGATCTCGTAGGGCAGCGACGATTCGACGAGCGCGAGCGTGCGGCCGGCGTGGTTCACCACGTGCGTGTTGGCGACGCTGCTGCGCAGGTTCCGCGTGCCGTCTTCGTTGTACAGCCGCAAGTCCGGGTTCTCGAAGCTGTCGGTCCGCACCCAGCGGTTGCGGTACCAGGCGGCCCGGCCGTTTTCGAGCCGGACGCCGTGGACCATGCCGTCGCCGGTGAACCAGTGCTTGCTGTTCTCGCGGGGGTTGGGGCCGTTGCGCAGGTACCAGCCGGTCAGCTCGGGCGGCAGCGCGCCGGTCACCGGGAGGTCGAAGGCGGTCAGTTCGTCGTGGACGGGCGCGTAGGCGCCGGTGAGGTGGAAGCCGGTGGTGGTCATGCGGCTTCCCGGGCGCGGGCGCGGACGATGCGTGGGTAACGGATGGTGAAGGCGACGGGCACCCCGAAGCAGAGGACCTTGAGCGCGATCAGGGCGAAGGTGGCGTGCGGCGCGAAGTTCAGCAGGGCGATGCCCGCGATCCCGCCGGCGGTGAAGCTCAGCGCCCACACCAGCGTGATGATCACGTTGACGCGCTTGAAGATCGGGTTGTCCCAGAGCGCCTCCGGCGTCGACGTCCGGGCGATGCCGAGGGTGAACGGCTTCCCGATGGCGAGCGAGCCCCAGGCGGTGAGCGCCAGCCACGCGTCGGTGAGCGCGCCGGTGTAGGTCTTCAGCGGCGACGCGGGGAAGCTGAACGCGACGGCCGTGAGCAGGGCGAAGAAGGCGAACCCGCTCCACTCGATGATGAGCGTGTCGGCGGTGCGGCCGTCGCGGCGGGCGAGCAGGAGCAGCGCGGCGGAGATCACCAGGCCGGTCAGCCCGGACCAGCGCCAGTCGAACTGGGTCGCGACCACGGCGAACGCGATCCACGGCAGGAGACTCTTCAGGTAGTTCACGGCGGGCCCTTCCCCCACGTTCCAACTTTGACATGTCGAATCTAGAACGTGCGCGTTGGACATGTCAATAGTGGAATGTCATGATGGAGTCATGAGCCTCCGACACGCGGTGCTGGGCATGCTGGCCGACGAACCCGGAAGCGGCTACGACCTGCTGAAACGCTTCGAGCGCGCGATGGCCAACGTCTGGCCGGCGACGCAGAGCCAGCTCTACGGCGAACTCGGCAAGCTGGAGAAGGCGGGCCTGATCCACGTCCACGCCGAGGGACCGCGCGGGCGCAAGGAGTACGAGATCACCGAAGCCGGGCTCGCGGAGCTGCGGCACTGGCTGGTGGAGGTCGAACCGTCCGGGCCGCCGCGCAGTGCCGGGCTGCTGCGCGTCTACTTCCTCGGCTCGGTCTCCCCGGAGCAGGCGCGCGGCTACATAGCGACGATGGCCGAGCAAGGGGAGGCGCGCGAGAAGCGGCTGGCAGAACTGGAAGGCACGATCGACTGGGGCGAGGACAACCAGTCGCTCTACGGCCGCCTGGTCCTGGAGTGGGGCAAGCGCTTCTCGGCGATGCAGCGCGAATGGGCCGAGTGGGCGGTCAAGCAGATCGAGTAACCCGCGTATAACGCCCTATACCGCCGGTCCCGAGCGCCCCAATGTGGCCTTCGGTGCGTCAGACGCACCCAAGGCGGCCTTCGGTGCGCGTGACGCAACCAAGGCCGCCTTGGGGCGCTCGGGGTCAGGCGGCGTGGTGGCCGTTGGCCTGCCTGCGCGGCCCGGCGGGACGCGGGCGTCCCGCCGGGGGAGCGTCCACTGTGGACCCGGACGTCGTCGTGCCGTCGTCGGCCGTCGCCGCCGGGAGCGGGGTGTGGCGGTCGCGGTGTGCCCGGTGTACCACGAACAGCAGCGCCAGTCCCAGCACCACCAGCGCGTGCGTCGCCAGCCGGGACAATGCCACCCGGCCCGCCGCCAGGTCGGCCGCCGACAGCACCAGCAGCACCGCGACGAACCCCGCCAGCAGCGGCAGCTGACCGCCCGCCGTGCGCGGCCGGAACACCGCCACCAGCAGGCCGATGCCCACCGCCAGGTTCCACGCGCCGCTCTCGTGGTCGAGGTGCAGCGCGTGTCCGGGATCCAGCAGCTGCGCGAACGCCAGCCCGAGCTGGGCGATCGCCACCACGGCCAGCGCGAGCCGCAGGCCCCAGCCTTCGCCGGACGGCGCCGGCGTGCGGTCGAGGATCGCCGCCGTGAGGTCCGGGACCGGCGGCGCCGGGTGCAGCAGCATCGCCCGCCGCAGCCGTTCCGCGCCTGCGAACCACTCCCGGCAGGCCGCGCAGGCCGCCAGGTGCTCGTCGGGCGAGACCGGCTCGGTCTCGCCGTCCAGCCGGGCCGACAGCGCTTCGCGGCACTCCTCGCACTCCATGGTCCACTAGTCGGACGGCGGATCCGGGAAGTTCCGCTGTATGTTTGCCGATCATGACCCACCGTGCGGACGACGACCGCGTCACGGCGCTGGCCCTGGCCGCCGGCCGGGGTGACCGGCGCGCGCTGGAGGAGTGGGTCCGGGCGACTCAGGCCGACGTCTGGCGTCTCCTCGCCCACCTCACCGACGCGGCCACCGCCGACGACCTGACCCAGGAGACCTACCTCCGCGCCTTCGGCAGCCTTCGCCGCTTCGCCGGACGGTCGTCGTCGCGGACCTGGCTGCTGGCCATCGCGCGCCGGGTGGTCGTCGACCAGATCCGGGCCGCCCGCGCCCGGCCGAAGATCGACTGGGACGCCCCCGTCGACCAGGGACGCGCCACGACGGGGTTCGAGGAGCTGGTCGAGCTGGGCGTGCTGCTCGACGGCCTCGACCCGGAGCGCCGCGAGGTGCTCGTGCTGACCCAGGTGCTCGGCCTGTCCTACGCCGAGGCCGCCGACGTCTGCGGTGTCCCGGTCGGCACCGTCCGCTCCCGCGTCGCCCGCGCCCGTGACGACCTGCTCGAAGCCCGCCGGGAACGCGGCTCGGACGCCGGCTGAACCAGTCCGCTGGGCCGTCCGGCACTGTGGCGGCGCACACATTCGGCGGCTCCGGCTGTCATCTCGTCACAGAGATGGGCGAACTCGACTACCCCGCGTTGACGACCTGCCAAGGGCTCCTTAGCGTGGCGCGCACCCCGCCACCACCCAGCAAGGGATTCCCGATGGCCAGTCCCACCACCGAACCCGCCGAAGCCGCCGGCCCCGGCCAGGTCGGCCGCCGCCGCTTCCTGACCTACCTCGTCGCCGCGCCCACGCTCACCGTCGCCACGAAACTCACCGCCGACGCGGTGTCCCCGGCCACCGCGGAGGCCGTCGTGCCGACGCTGCCGCAGCCCGCCGAGATCCTCGACCTCGGCGACGTGCTGACGCTGTCGTGCGCGCCGACCGCCGGCATGCTCGTGCTCGAGATGACCTCCGACGGCCGGGCGCGGCTGCAGCTGCCGCGCGCCGAAGTCGGCCAGGGCATCACGACGGCGAACGCGATGCTCGTCGCCGAGGAGCTGGACCTGCCGCTCGACCGGGTCGACGTCGTGCTCTCCGACGCCCGCACCGAGCTGCTGTTCAACCAGCTCACCGGCGGCTCGAACACGATGCGCTCGCTGTATGACCCGGTCCGCGTCACCGCGGCGACCGCGCGGGCCCGGATGGTCGCCGCGGCGGCGGCGCAGTGGGGGACCGACGCGTCCCGGCTGTCCACCCGCGACGGTGCGGTGTGGGCGCCCGACGGCCGCAGCGCCGGCTACGGCGCGCTCGCCGGGCCCGCGTCCCGGACGGACCTGACGACCGGCGCGGTCCAGCCGAAGGCCGAGTCCGCGCACACGCTCGTCGGCACCCCGACCTCGCGCAAGGACGCCCGCGCGATGGTCACCGGCAAGCAGGTCTACACACTCGACCTCGACGTCCCCGGCGCCAACCCGGTGATGGTGCGGCGCCCGCCGACGATCAACGGCACCGTCGAGAAGGTCAACAACGAGGCCGCGGTCCGGGCCATGCCGGGCATCATCGACATCGCCGTCGTCAAGACCGGTGTCGCGGTGATGGCCGAGACGTTCGGGCAGGCCCTCGACGGCAAGAACGCC
Proteins encoded in this region:
- a CDS encoding carotenoid oxygenase family protein codes for the protein MTTTGFHLTGAYAPVHDELTAFDLPVTGALPPELTGWYLRNGPNPRENSKHWFTGDGMVHGVRLENGRAAWYRNRWVRTDSFENPDLRLYNEDGTRNLRSSVANTHVVNHAGRTLALVESSLPYEITTDLETVGAYDFGGELADSMTAHPKICPETGELHFFGYGSITAPHVSYYRADAAGKLVVKQPIDVPGLTMMHDFALTREHAVFYDLPVVFDLASVGQGMPYRWDARYGARLGVLRRDRPEAGVRWLQIEPCYVFHTLNAFDTPDSRIVVHVMRYDHQWWAGHEDPPASLWRWTIDLVAGTVTEDRLDDRPGEFPRIDDRLAGSDSRFGHVTGHDVLRRYDLHAGTATEHVFAPGRVPGEAVFVPAEHGEGWLLTYVYDAAEDRSDLVVLDAGDVAAAPVATVRLPQRVPAGFHGNWLPDA
- a CDS encoding PadR family transcriptional regulator; translated protein: MSLRHAVLGMLADEPGSGYDLLKRFERAMANVWPATQSQLYGELGKLEKAGLIHVHAEGPRGRKEYEITEAGLAELRHWLVEVEPSGPPRSAGLLRVYFLGSVSPEQARGYIATMAEQGEAREKRLAELEGTIDWGEDNQSLYGRLVLEWGKRFSAMQREWAEWAVKQIE
- a CDS encoding zf-HC2 domain-containing protein; translation: MECEECREALSARLDGETEPVSPDEHLAACAACREWFAGAERLRRAMLLHPAPPVPDLTAAILDRTPAPSGEGWGLRLALAVVAIAQLGLAFAQLLDPGHALHLDHESGAWNLAVGIGLLVAVFRPRTAGGQLPLLAGFVAVLLVLSAADLAAGRVALSRLATHALVVLGLALLFVVHRAHRDRHTPLPAATADDGTTTSGSTVDAPPAGRPRPAGPRRQANGHHAA
- the sigC gene encoding RNA polymerase sigma factor SigC, giving the protein MTHRADDDRVTALALAAGRGDRRALEEWVRATQADVWRLLAHLTDAATADDLTQETYLRAFGSLRRFAGRSSSRTWLLAIARRVVVDQIRAARARPKIDWDAPVDQGRATTGFEELVELGVLLDGLDPERREVLVLTQVLGLSYAEAADVCGVPVGTVRSRVARARDDLLEARRERGSDAG